The following are encoded together in the Arcticibacterium luteifluviistationis genome:
- a CDS encoding 3-coathanger stack domain-containing protein yields the protein MLTRTLKRIPPIRTTLKNILLAICMIWLSLIQVNATDFIARPPLFPGTDGVPVMVGEFEWSNSFCWLPYSPGNTIEEGDRVLLNETGFKITNSVLIKGRLVIQSPVIVEGVTINSPLLIVEERGSLSIGATGVLNNQSRLILRGLMTNYGDVFNSKTFTIAATGLFDNYKDLYNDVNDFSVAGTLNNNEGGLIQNQYSGNIQGTGTVTLRATSNFNYFSNQSQIPANNFNWLGGTISVYEGRTLGISSALSVPAGGLLNLDGGTLNINSGGKLTVENTALIVTEGFSATHGKVNINAYGNLIFNGTFLYDPADYNWQSDAIITITNVVKVPGINVPLGAILEVAPTGVLHLTAGRKLILNYANGLDNKGRINLSSTGSLTFNGPAHSLPNGVFDWSSEGIVIVSPSAVLYLGANDTIPTNASMTNYGKIELGTTDLVVKGKLLNFELSSPSVSTGSIYNTSIRVADGGNAEFNSYTTPGLVPFIENLKIESGGTVETEARSNYILQSKLEIPNGASFINNGILTIPVTDTLSVAAGGAFENEGTTNNDGVVENNGDLTNRLAFWNNKTFNNTGILYDFGGFVNVGTLNNPGRIGMFGTFEDRGVFNNTNEINVFDTFLLGTSDVFENGDVNIPPGSKIWVMKPFTLNKSLDFPQNAELRIISKLTIPNGVSLRNYGNLNFGSSGTGICEIKSGGNLVALSSTTALPDSAYLESGSYVTINEPAFVSRAAPWVIPNGVTLTINGYLSASNLTNHGIVNIVGKLSSSNLTNEVDGLVTLYGESELTSSLKVINKGKLDVYGTLSSNVLDNYGKIRGSGTLSGIFQNYANSEIAPGPSLGSRLNFTTKKYSSGNDYPFEMGLATYNCEIGAFADHIVTTGNAKIENAKLNLSFPEIPAAGQYLIMGYNGHTGEFANVTIPYSFCVDVVLQYEDNALYAMVSTKKDTAYVNKSATPGSASGRDWENAFLDLQPALEIGCPVNVWVAEGTYTPSKSPYGEENPTDPRDKTFYLHDGLKIFGGFIGNETDIFSRDWNLHPTILSGDFDNDDNVTGELYNLRMNNNEENAYHVVLSVNDDFFTTLDGVKVKGGNANGSGRIIVEGQDIHQSNGGGLVTASSSVVSRNTTYENNAASNSGGGVYLYAGVPTLDGVNMIKNYSGVQGGGLTIEISYATVYNCVFYGNRSLTYGGGIYTNFTPTTLYNTLFIENASTKGGAIYNYQGDPNYVNSTITKNYAAINGAIIHSNGGRFSNSICYDNQGFGIYQMLGSMKVDYSNIEGGRAGIANVDVAPYFKTDDYDGPDNVFGTADDGLQLKYCSPLIDIGTNEFTTSLDLSNAERVVADKSDIGAYENQDKKTLIVDQLVPNSSSKLARYIEGESFINAPSTVEYKAVHAVLLSPGFETQSNVVFQAKIGSECEN from the coding sequence ATGCTTACAAGAACTCTTAAACGAATTCCGCCTATAAGGACTACTTTAAAAAATATCTTATTGGCAATCTGTATGATTTGGCTCTCTTTAATCCAGGTCAATGCTACAGATTTTATAGCTCGTCCACCTCTTTTCCCTGGAACTGATGGAGTTCCTGTAATGGTTGGAGAGTTTGAATGGTCTAATTCCTTTTGCTGGTTACCATACTCACCTGGGAACACCATTGAAGAAGGCGATAGGGTTCTTCTTAATGAGACAGGTTTTAAAATCACCAACTCTGTATTAATTAAAGGAAGGCTGGTCATACAATCGCCCGTAATTGTGGAAGGTGTAACTATTAATTCTCCCCTATTAATTGTGGAGGAAAGAGGCTCTCTAAGCATTGGTGCCACAGGAGTACTTAATAACCAATCAAGGCTTATTCTCAGAGGATTGATGACAAACTACGGAGACGTTTTTAACTCTAAAACTTTCACCATTGCAGCTACAGGGCTTTTTGATAATTACAAAGACCTATACAATGATGTCAACGACTTTAGTGTAGCAGGTACACTTAATAATAATGAAGGCGGCCTTATTCAAAATCAATATAGTGGAAACATTCAAGGCACGGGGACGGTCACTTTAAGAGCTACTTCTAACTTCAACTATTTTTCAAACCAAAGCCAAATTCCCGCAAATAACTTTAACTGGTTGGGTGGTACCATTTCTGTTTATGAAGGCAGAACCTTAGGAATAAGTAGTGCCCTATCTGTACCCGCCGGAGGTCTCTTAAATTTAGATGGCGGAACCTTAAACATCAACTCAGGCGGTAAACTTACCGTAGAAAACACCGCATTAATTGTCACAGAAGGTTTTTCGGCCACACATGGCAAGGTGAATATTAATGCCTACGGGAATCTTATTTTCAATGGGACTTTCCTTTACGACCCAGCTGATTATAATTGGCAAAGTGACGCCATAATTACGATAACTAATGTAGTAAAGGTGCCAGGGATAAATGTGCCTCTTGGGGCTATTTTAGAGGTTGCACCAACGGGAGTTCTCCACTTAACCGCAGGAAGAAAGCTCATCTTAAACTATGCCAATGGCTTAGACAATAAAGGCAGAATCAACCTAAGCAGCACAGGTAGCCTTACATTTAACGGCCCTGCCCACAGCTTACCTAATGGAGTTTTCGATTGGTCTTCTGAAGGTATCGTTATCGTTTCTCCCAGTGCTGTTCTATATCTAGGTGCCAATGACACGATTCCTACCAATGCCAGTATGACTAACTATGGTAAAATAGAACTGGGAACCACTGATTTGGTGGTAAAAGGAAAGCTGCTCAACTTTGAATTAAGCAGCCCAAGTGTTTCCACAGGAAGCATTTATAATACTTCTATCAGAGTAGCCGATGGGGGAAATGCAGAGTTCAATTCTTACACCACGCCTGGCCTAGTACCATTTATTGAAAACCTTAAAATAGAATCTGGAGGCACCGTAGAAACCGAAGCAAGAAGTAACTATATTTTGCAAAGTAAGCTTGAAATACCTAATGGAGCTAGTTTTATAAACAACGGAATATTGACCATTCCTGTGACGGACACTCTGTCTGTTGCTGCAGGAGGAGCTTTTGAAAACGAGGGAACTACCAATAATGATGGCGTGGTAGAAAACAATGGAGACTTAACCAATAGGCTAGCTTTCTGGAACAATAAAACCTTTAACAACACTGGTATTCTTTATGATTTTGGCGGTTTCGTTAATGTAGGCACTCTTAATAACCCAGGCAGAATTGGAATGTTTGGGACATTTGAAGACCGAGGTGTATTTAATAACACGAATGAAATAAACGTCTTTGACACCTTTCTTTTGGGAACTTCAGATGTTTTTGAAAACGGAGATGTCAATATTCCGCCAGGTTCAAAAATCTGGGTTATGAAGCCTTTCACTTTAAACAAAAGTCTTGATTTTCCTCAAAATGCCGAACTTAGAATTATTAGTAAATTAACAATCCCTAATGGTGTATCCTTAAGGAATTATGGAAATCTAAATTTTGGAAGCAGCGGCACCGGCATTTGTGAAATAAAAAGCGGCGGAAATCTAGTGGCTTTGAGCAGTACTACAGCTTTACCAGATTCCGCCTATTTAGAATCAGGGAGCTATGTCACCATCAATGAGCCAGCATTTGTATCTAGAGCTGCACCCTGGGTAATTCCTAATGGCGTTACGCTCACCATTAATGGCTATTTAAGTGCTAGCAACCTTACCAATCACGGCATAGTAAATATAGTAGGTAAACTATCTTCTTCTAATCTCACCAATGAGGTAGACGGACTGGTAACCTTATATGGAGAAAGCGAATTAACCTCTTCTCTAAAGGTAATTAACAAAGGGAAACTTGACGTTTACGGAACGCTAAGCAGTAATGTTTTAGACAATTATGGTAAAATACGCGGAAGCGGAACGCTATCGGGTATTTTTCAAAACTATGCAAACAGTGAAATTGCTCCTGGACCTAGCTTAGGGAGTCGTCTTAATTTCACTACCAAAAAATACAGTTCAGGAAACGACTACCCTTTTGAAATGGGTTTAGCAACCTATAACTGTGAAATAGGAGCTTTTGCCGACCATATAGTGACCACGGGAAATGCAAAAATTGAAAATGCAAAATTGAATCTCTCATTTCCTGAAATTCCAGCTGCTGGGCAGTATTTAATAATGGGATATAATGGCCATACAGGGGAGTTTGCAAACGTAACTATACCTTATTCTTTTTGTGTAGACGTGGTTTTACAATATGAGGATAACGCCTTATATGCGATGGTGAGTACTAAGAAAGACACCGCCTATGTCAATAAATCAGCTACCCCTGGAAGTGCATCTGGGCGAGATTGGGAAAATGCTTTTCTTGATTTACAACCTGCACTAGAAATAGGATGCCCTGTAAATGTATGGGTGGCAGAAGGAACATACACTCCAAGCAAAAGCCCTTATGGCGAGGAAAACCCAACAGACCCAAGGGACAAAACCTTCTACCTACATGATGGACTAAAAATTTTCGGAGGGTTTATAGGCAACGAGACCGACATTTTTTCAAGAGACTGGAATCTCCATCCTACTATTTTAAGTGGTGATTTTGACAATGATGATAATGTAACCGGCGAGCTATACAACTTAAGAATGAACAATAATGAAGAGAATGCCTATCATGTAGTACTCTCTGTCAATGATGATTTTTTCACCACCTTAGATGGCGTAAAAGTTAAAGGAGGAAATGCCAACGGAAGCGGAAGAATCATAGTAGAGGGGCAAGACATACACCAATCAAATGGTGGAGGTTTAGTCACGGCCTCTTCTAGTGTAGTAAGCAGAAACACCACCTATGAGAACAATGCTGCTTCAAATAGTGGTGGAGGAGTCTATTTATATGCTGGAGTACCTACGCTAGATGGCGTTAATATGATTAAAAACTACTCAGGCGTTCAAGGCGGTGGCTTAACTATTGAAATCAGCTACGCTACTGTTTATAATTGTGTTTTTTACGGAAACAGGTCACTTACTTATGGCGGTGGTATTTATACCAATTTTACTCCTACAACCCTTTATAATACGCTTTTCATAGAAAACGCTTCTACCAAAGGCGGGGCTATTTATAACTATCAAGGAGACCCAAATTATGTTAACTCTACCATTACTAAAAACTATGCTGCCATAAACGGAGCTATTATCCATAGCAATGGCGGTAGGTTCTCTAACTCTATTTGTTACGATAATCAGGGTTTTGGTATCTACCAGATGTTGGGTTCTATGAAGGTAGATTATTCAAATATTGAGGGAGGGAGAGCCGGAATAGCCAATGTTGACGTAGCTCCTTATTTCAAAACTGATGATTATGATGGCCCTGATAATGTTTTTGGTACGGCAGATGATGGCTTACAGCTGAAATACTGCTCTCCATTAATAGATATAGGAACTAATGAATTTACCACCAGCCTTGATTTATCAAATGCGGAACGTGTGGTGGCAGACAAATCTGACATTGGAGCCTATGAAAATCAGGATAAAAAAACGTTGATTGTTGACCAACTTGTACCAAACAGCAGCTCCAAACTGGCAAGATATATAGAAGGTGAAAGTTTCATAAATGCACCCTCAACGGTAGAATACAAAGCGGTACATGCTGTTCTTCTAAGCCCGGGTTTTGAAACGCAAAGCAACGTCGTTTTCCAGGCTAAAATTGGCTCTGAATGTGAAAATTAA
- a CDS encoding LytR/AlgR family response regulator transcription factor: MNSPKILKEIANETSILFIKAEQNYSVFHLENGNQLTSAYTLKHYEKHLHNNNFIRLSRSFLVKRSFVKEIDKQTNSSYAVLKNGSKILISRRRLQNVIKTGF, from the coding sequence ATGAACTCTCCTAAAATATTAAAAGAGATTGCTAATGAGACTTCCATACTTTTCATAAAAGCAGAGCAGAATTATTCCGTTTTCCATCTGGAAAACGGGAACCAGCTTACTTCAGCCTACACACTTAAGCACTACGAAAAACACTTACACAACAATAATTTCATTCGTTTGAGCCGGTCGTTTCTGGTTAAAAGGAGTTTTGTAAAAGAAATAGATAAACAAACAAACTCTTCTTACGCAGTTTTAAAAAATGGCAGTAAAATTCTGATATCAAGAAGAAGGTTACAGAATGTGATTAAAACAGGCTTTTGA